Proteins found in one Microbacterium sp. LWS13-1.2 genomic segment:
- a CDS encoding NUDIX domain-containing protein, which translates to MTRTAPNALSPADAIRVAVSTVIFTLRRLPGSDAVQVVLPLVRRTRDPHEGQWALPGGWLDATEGLAAAASRTLGETTGLAPSYLEQLYAFGAVDRSPTRVVSIVYWALLRGDEITDSTVENVSWFDAASLPSLAFDHNEIVEYALWRLRNKVGYSRIAHGLLADEFTLADLREVYEAILGRRLDPANFRRQVENSGTLIPTDRFRTGSHRPARLYRYNQDVELADRGPLDARD; encoded by the coding sequence ATGACCAGAACAGCTCCTAACGCCCTCTCCCCCGCCGACGCGATCCGCGTGGCGGTGTCGACCGTGATCTTCACGCTGCGCCGCCTGCCCGGCAGCGACGCGGTCCAGGTCGTGCTCCCGCTCGTGCGCCGCACGCGGGATCCGCACGAGGGGCAGTGGGCGCTTCCGGGCGGCTGGCTCGACGCGACGGAGGGGCTCGCCGCTGCGGCGTCCCGCACCCTCGGCGAGACGACCGGACTCGCGCCGAGCTATCTCGAGCAGCTGTACGCGTTCGGCGCCGTCGATCGCTCTCCCACCCGCGTCGTCTCGATCGTGTACTGGGCGCTGCTGCGCGGGGACGAGATCACCGACAGCACCGTCGAGAACGTCTCGTGGTTCGACGCCGCGTCACTGCCCTCGCTCGCCTTCGATCACAACGAGATCGTCGAGTACGCGCTGTGGCGCCTGCGCAACAAGGTCGGCTACAGCCGCATCGCACACGGCCTCCTCGCCGACGAGTTCACGCTGGCGGATCTGCGAGAGGTGTACGAGGCGATCCTCGGCCGGCGGCTGGACCCGGCGAACTTCCGCCGCCAGGTGGAGAACTCCGGCACCCTCATCCCCACCGACCGCTTCCGCACCGGCAGCCACCGCCCGGCGCGCCTGTACCGCTACAACCAGGATGTCGAGCTCGCCGACCGCGGCCCGCTCGACGCCCGCGACTGA